GACCACCTCATAGCAACGGAAAGTCAGGCAGGCTTTGCAGCTCACGTTCCAGCGCAAGGCGCACCTCTTCCACCAGGGCTTTCACCCGGATCCCCTGATAGTTTGCGGGGATTCCATCCAGGTGTTTCAGGGCCTTATCGAAGTTACGCCAGCCGCCTGTGGAGCTGCTCTTGGCCTTGTGCAAAGCGGCAGCCAGCAAGATGATGCCGTGAGTCAGTGCCCGGTCTGGGCCCGCGAGTCGTATCCACAGAGGCTCTAGAGCCTCATGAACCTCCCAGAATAAACCCTGGTTCCACAGGTTCAAGGCCTCGAGGTACTCCGGGGTACGTAGCAAATCAATTTCCCGCACTATAAAAAGTGTATCGGCTTCCCCTATGGCTTGCCAACAGTGCTAAAGTGTACAACCGGAAGGGCTGTAGCCCTGGCCCAGTGTGAGAGGTAAATCGCTATGGCAAAACCCATCGAAGTGAACGATGCCAACTTTGACGAAATCCTGAAGCAGAATCAGTTTGTGCTGGTGGATTTCTGGGCCGAGTGGTGTGGCCCTTGCCGTATGGTGGCCCCGGTCATGGAAGACCTGGCCAAAGAGTACGAAGGCAGATTGAAAGTGGCCAAGCTGGATGTGGACTCCAACCCCCAGACCGCCATGAAGTTTCGGGTGATGAGCATTCCCACCATCATTCTGTTCAAGAATGGTCAGCCGGTGGAGGTTATGGTGGGAGCGGCCCCCAAGAATAGCTTTGTGGCCCGCCTGAACAAGCACCTGCCGGTCAGTGCCTAAGCGCCGTTTATCCAACCCCTCCCCACCGGGAGGGTCTGTTGGTTTTGCCACAGGGGATTAGAGCGCTTTTCACAAAAACCGAGCCATCCGGGATGAAGAGCTCTTTGTTCT
This window of the Meiothermus sp. CFH 77666 genome carries:
- a CDS encoding DUF309 domain-containing protein yields the protein MREIDLLRTPEYLEALNLWNQGLFWEVHEALEPLWIRLAGPDRALTHGIILLAAALHKAKSSSTGGWRNFDKALKHLDGIPANYQGIRVKALVEEVRLALERELQSLPDFPLL
- the trxA gene encoding thioredoxin, producing the protein MAKPIEVNDANFDEILKQNQFVLVDFWAEWCGPCRMVAPVMEDLAKEYEGRLKVAKLDVDSNPQTAMKFRVMSIPTIILFKNGQPVEVMVGAAPKNSFVARLNKHLPVSA